In the Coleofasciculus sp. FACHB-T130 genome, GTGAAATACCAGTGGCTTTCTGATTCCTTGATTGAGGAACTGAAACATCCTTCTATTCCCATGCAACTTGTGTAACTTGTACGCTATATCTAGCGCCTTTGCGTAAGTCCTGAACTCCAATTTCGATCGGCTTCTGGCTGCAATCGTTTAGCTGCGTCAATCACATCTTGCAGTTCTACTGGATCGCTCAAGGGGTCAGCATCAAGTGCCGTAACCCGATTGAATTCTTTCTGCCAGCGTCGTAGCTCTGCAATGTATGGCTCGCAAGGCACCCGCTTCAGATTATCCCCTTCTTCCACTAAATCGTAAATCCCGTTGTGCAGCCACTTTCCGGTATGCCAATCCGGCATATCAACAGCAGGGAATAAACAAATGCCATGCAAATCCATCCCAGAATTAACCGCTGCTAGAGACTCTTCTACTACGTCCTTTAGCCACTCATCTCTGCCTGCTTCCATCCCACTGGTTTCGCCAACGATCATCGGTCTGCGATAGCGTTCCCACACCCACCGCATTAGCTCGCAAAGCGGTTTGATGCGATCGTCGTGGGGTTCTAGCGCCTGATGGGGGCCATTTTCTCGGTATTCCATCTGACCGAAGGAATAGTGATTTGCCCCAACGATATCAAGAATTTCCGGGGAACCGCCGAGTTCAGGGTGTTCTTTCCCGTAGAGAATATCCCACGCCAAAAAGGTATCCACATAGGTTTCCACATGTGCTGCGTCGATCTGGTCCGGGCGATCGCGCGGTGCAACCACCTGAACCAAGGGATCGATGTGAACCATCCTAGAGGCAGGTTCTACCTCCCGAATCGCTTTCACCCCTGCGATCGCTGCCTTACACAACGCCAATCGCAAGCGAAAACGGTCTTCTTTTGTGGTTTTATAAGGAGCAACCCAACCCCACTCACCACCGCAGAACGAGAAAAACGTAATTTCATTAATCGGCGTGAAAAAATAGGGGCCACGCAAGCGGGGAATTACATACTCTGCTGCGGCGCGACAGTAACGGGCAAAGCGCTCGGTAAACTCCTCACTAAATGGATCGAGATCGTCTGGATATCCGTAGTGGCAGAGATCCCAGATGGGAACGATCTGCGTCTGCTGCATTGCTTTGATCGTGGTGTCAAGGCTAGAGAAGTCGTAGCAGCCATTACGATCGACTAGAGGCCAAGGAATCCCTTCTCGTGCCACATCAATTCCCAGCGATCGCAAGATGTTGTAATCTTCCTGCGCGTGGCAATCGTGCTGTGTCTCTTTAATTAGATTTCGCCGTTGCTTGTCCTTCCAGAGAAACGTCGAACACTCAAAGCCAGAGATGAAGAAGGTGGGGAAGATTCCAGGTCGTTGAGCCATGCGTTTGCTCTGTAAGTTAACTCGTCATGGTAGGCACTCTTGCTCATTTGAGACACTATCCAACGCGAGATAAATCCGTTGAGTTCTTTGAGAAGTATTTACAGCATTTCTAAGGAAACAGGTTTAGTGGGTGCTGGAAAGGCAGCATCTAAGGAAGCCAATTCATCAGCACTCAATTTCAAATTCAAGGCAGCATAATTCTGCTCTACATGGTCAATGCGGCTGGATTTGGGAATTACAATTACATTGTCTTGATGCAACAACCAGGCGATCGCTACTTGAGCCGCAATGACTCCTCGTTCTTGAGCGATCGTCTTGAGTGTTTGATTGTTCAGCAAACGCCCTTGCTCAATCGGGGAATATGCCATGATTGGAGTATCTCGTTGCCGACACCACGGCAGCAAGTTCCACTCAATCCCCCGTCGCATCAGGTTGTAGAGGACTTGATTGGTAGCAATTCCTTTCCCACCCTTCAACCCAAAGGCTTCTTCCATATCCTCGGCATCAAAATTACTCACCCCATAGCTGCGAATTTTGCCGGATTGTTGAAGCGTCGCCAATGCTTCCAGCGTCTCTGCCAGTGGCACAGAACCGCGCCAGTGCAGCAGGTAAAGGTCAAGATAGTCAGTTTTCAACCGCTGGAGACTTCTTTCGCAGGCAGCAATTGTCCCTCGTTTTGAGGCGTTATGAGGGTAGACCTTGCTAACGAGAAAAACTTCTGCACGACGATTTGCGATCGCCTGGGCGATTACTTCTTCTGCACCGCCTTCGCCATACATTTCGGCGGTGTCAATCAGAGTTAGACCCAGATCGAGTCCGTGGCGTAAGGCATCTATTTCGCTTTGGCGATTCCTAGCATTCTCCCCCATCTGCCAGGTGCCCATGCCAAGAACCGGAATTAATTGTCCAGAAGGTAGTTTAAGGGTTCGCATAGCAGTTTCCATCTATTCAAGCTATTGCCCTTGAGCGCTTTTTGGCTGACGCATGGGCATGGCATCAATTGTAGAGAAAAGCGCTGTTGTGGGAAACGCAATGAGCTTGTAGTTCTGCTTGCACTTGTTCTCATCGCAATGCGGCGATCGCCTTCTCTATCAACTGCTGGCAAGCTTCTAGTTGAGTCACATCAGTGGGAATTGCGATCGCCGTTATAGTGAAATACCGAAGATCAGAGCCGCGATCGCCTTTGGTCAGCTATTTCTGGAGTGCCTGTTGAAAGGTCTTGATGGCATCAACGTGATTCACCATATTGATGCAACGTAACAACAAATCCAGATCGATCCCTTTCATTTCCTCACTACTGGAAATTTTTTCGTAGTCCAGAGTGTTGCCCTCTCCCCGCAGGTGATAAATCTCTAGCACTCCGTCTTCCCAGAACCACACTTCAGGAATCTTCAGGCGCTTGTATACCTCTAGTTTGTTAATGCCGCCACTGGTAAACACCACTTCGATCGCCAGATCGGGACGCACTCGACCAGGGGTAAGTTTATAGAACCCATTTGACATCTCAACAAAAGACTTTCAGCCTCTTGTTGAGATGTCAAATGGGTTCTATAGGCATGGCAAAGCTTATCTCTGTACTACCCTCTTGTGCTGGGATGCTGTTTAGGCGATCGCTTCCTGACCCCTTGAAAATGACCTACAAGCATTTGACCTTGGTGTTCCTGCCTACCCCTTCCCGTGGCTCTCGTAGGTTGCTAGAACAGAATCCGGAAACTTCTCAACGTCTCCCCTCTATCAGGTTTCTGCGATGCGATCTCTTATAGCAGCAACGCTTCGCGATCACTTTCAGCCTCTACTCATCCCTACTCAATCTTCCAATTAGGCGTTAAACCCGAAGTAACTTGGCTATACATTTGCAAGACCGATGCAGAAATACGTCCTGAGAGTTTTGCGATCGCCCATAGCGCTCTTGTAAAATCATTTTCAATTGTTGAGAATTCGCCCAAGAAAAAGTTTATGGCAGATATGTCCGGTCAAGACCCCTCAGAAATCATAATGGCAACGGTTGATGAAGAACGAAAAGGCACAACTTTCAGCGGTCAGGTCATCCTTGGTATACATCCTGAGGGTGGGCAAGTCGTTTTATTTAGCGACTTTTTAATTGAAGATTATAAAGGCGAACTTACCGCTTATCTGGCAACAGATGGCGATATAACGAAAAGCATTGATTTGGGCGAACTCGATCATAAAAACCCCAGTTTTTGGCTGCCAATTCCGCCGGGAACGGATACATCACCCTACAATACAGTCGTGTTGAGCGACAAAAAAAGCAAGAAAAAAATCCTGACGATCAATCTATAAAATTTGTAACTTAGCTCGTAGTTCAGCCAAATTCGATTGCCCTCTTGTATAGAACCCATTTGAGAGCTATTCCTGAAACTAAAAGCCTTGCAGCTAGCTGGTTTTATCCCTGTTCTTGCAAAAAACAGTCGAGTTTAAGCAGGCTCTATCATTGATCGCAAAGTAACGGCTTACTTCAAAGCCTTGCACCCCAGCAAAAGATGTCAAATGGGTTCTATAGGATTCATCCGCCTCTCGCTTGACGGCTCCAGCTTCACTTTCTAGGATCATGGAGCCAGTTGGGGTGAAGTCAAACCCTGCTATAAGCAGGTAAAGCTCCACCAATGCACCGATCCTCTTCTTAACTGTTTCGTGGGGTTCCCCTGGCATCCGTCGAATCTCCAGTACTCCATCCAGGAAGGAAAGCCGATATCCTGGACGGTCTAACAATTGCTCGACTGCTTTGAACTCTCTCCAGGTCAATCCCTCAAACAGGAGGGGTTCTTCCTTTTGGGGTATTGCTATCGTTGCCGTGGTCATAAGAGTCTCTGGTCTGTTTCCTTTCTTAGGAGTGATGGGGTTTGGATGGCGATCGCTTTAACGTAACTTCTTTTATGGTATGGGGCTAGAAGGCATATAGCCGATTATTTGCCCTCTGCGATCGCTACTTCTTCCTCAGCCAATCGATAAGGAGTAATGGTTCTGCTAATTTCTAGCTTGCCTTTTGCAACTCCGCCAGATACCAGCGAACGACTTCGTCGCGCGAAGCGCTATCGCTTCCTTCTTCTTCATGCTTGGCAAAAATTCCCAATGCTTCCAGGCTTTCGAGACAGGTGAGAATAATTTGTTTTTGTCGAGATGCGCCTTTGAATTGAGCCGCAATTTGCTCCACTGTCCATTCGCCGCCTTGAGTGCGGAGCAAATCGCGCACCGCAGCGAGTTGATCTTTGAAGGCTTTGGGAAATTTTTGTTGTTCAACGGGGGCGCTCGCAGTTTCCTCTTGAACTTCAGCGCTACCTTCAATTACTTGCTGAATATGTACTTCACCGGGAGCCTGATATTCTGGACGCAACCAGCGAATCAACCCATTGCGTTCTTCTTCAGCGCGTTCTGCGTTTAAGGCGACCAATCGTTCCAAAATAATCTCATCCAAGTTCTGCATTGCTCCCCCCTCAATTCCCTCTTGAACAACGGAAGAAGCCGAACCATCCGCATTCTCCCCTCTTTTTAAGGAGGGTTGGGGGGGATCTAACAAATCGCTCCAGCCATACGCCTCAAACACTGCTAAATCCAACTCATCATGGATTTGCTTTAGCGTGGAAACCAGCGCTTTGTTGTTAAAATCCCGGTCTTTTTCGGTAAGTTCGACCCCTGCGCGGATTTTTTCCAGCAGGTTATACATAGCGGTGATGGTGACATCGGGATGCTGTGCCTGAACACGCTTGCGGTGGGCATCGAGACGTTCGCCCAGTTCGCGGATTTTTTGTTTGAGTTCGAGTGTGGGTTCTGGGAAGGGGAAGGGGTCGAAGCAACGAGTTTTGTTGTAACGCGGATCGTTGCCAAAACCTAACCTTCCGCCTGCTGCAAGTGCCCAAGTGACATGAATTTTGCTAGAGAGAACTCCTAAGAAATAAGCATCATCAAGAGCAATCGCAATCAACATATTGTCTGGAACAACATCATGAGCCAAAAATACAAACACACGATGCTTGGCAGTTTCAACTGTTGTAATGTAGCTGCTTAAACCCTTCAAAGCAGGTCTAAAGTTGGTGCGAGGCTCCCCAAAAATCCACCATTTCTCACGGTATATTGCACGATTGTTCTGATCTCTTTCCGGCTTAACTCTTTCACGTACCCACTGATAGACTTTAGGATATCTTTCAAAAACTTCTTTCTCGCTTAGACCATAAAGATCGATTACTAATGAATTTCTTGTAGATTGAAGCAAATCACGTCCATTTAGATAGGGATAAATCACTTCAGGCTCTAGATTGATTGCCTCTTTTTGCGTCACACAAAAACCCATTCCATGAAGCTTCATACCTGGGCAACATATACTAGCGTTACTTTTCAATGAAATAGTACTCGCAATGTTTGCTCCAGCCTTAAGATTACTAAAAATACTTCCTACATTCTTTACTATGACTTCAACTTGTTCCGCCGAATCTTCTGGTGTTTCTGCATCCACTTCTTGGACGACCTTTCCAAGCTGTGCAACTTGAATAATATTTGATGAATCCGCTTGTCCTACAGTCATTGCAATTCTGACCGCTGCGCCTTCATTTGTCCAGGGATGATCCGCGATCGCAAATATCAAGCGAATCGGATTCTTTTGATTTTGATGGAACTCAATAACTTTTCTTTGGCGAACTTGATGAATGCTATTTGTTGTGATGAAGCCGAACCGAGTAATGTAGTTGGCTCTGGCTAGTTCTGCTGCTTTGTGCCACCAGTACATCACATAATCACCTGTTTCAGGCACATCTGGATATATCTGGCGCAACACTTCTGTGTATCCATCGCCCAAGCGATCGCGCATTCTTGCATTTCCAACAAATGGTGGATTACTCACCACATAATCCGCCTCCTGCCACTCAGCCAATCGCGGATTAATATACCGATAGATCGGAATCCGATCGCTCGGATCGGGAACCATTTCCCCCGTCACCGGATGCTTCATCATCTGTCCGCCCCATCGTGTTCTCACCTTGCCTGTCTTCGGGTCAACATCCTCTTCCTTACCGTCATACGCCAGCACCGCATCCCGACATTCAATGTTTTTGTATTCGCGCAACACCGGCTCTACGGGAGGAATGTTGCCAAACCGTCTGAAGTGCCACTGCAAATAACCAATCCAGATGACCAAATCAGCGATCGCCGCCGCGCGGGGGTTAATCTCAATCCCCAAAAACTGCGATGGGTTCACCTGGGCAATATCCAACCGTAGCTGTGCCTGTCCCGTCACATCTTCCAGACGGCGCAACACCTCCGATTCCAGTTGCTTGATCAAATCCAGCGTCACATACAAGAAATTCCCTGACCCACACGCCGGATCGAGAATTCGCACCTGGCGTAACTCTGTCAGAAACCCTTCCAATGCTGCAACAGCTTTCTTCTTCTGGGCAGCAGTCGGCTCTTTTTCCACATCCCCCAAAATTTGCTTCACTTCCCCCTGCACCAGATCCCACTGTTCCCGCAACGGTTCCATTACCACCGGACGCACCAACCGCTCCACATACGATCTAGGGGTATAGTGTGCCCCCAGTTTGCTGCGTTCCTTTGAATCCAATGCCCGTTCCAGCAACGTGCCAAAAATCGCAGGCTCTACATCCTTCCATTCCCGCTTCGCTGCCGTTAGCAACACCCGAAGCTGATCTGCCGTCAACTCAAACGCCCTTGCCTCGGCAAATAATCCCCCATTAAACTTCAACAACCTGCCATAAAAGCCAAAGCTTGTCCCATCATTCATTGCCTGCCAAAGCGCTTCCACCTCCGGCTTAAAACTCTTAGGATTGGGCAACCATCGCGTCTCCAACGCCTCTGTGAATAAATGCTCCTTCAATAGCCCCACATCTTCGGCAAACATGGTGAAGATGCAGCGCATGAGGAAATGGGCAACCTCTTCCGGTTCATGCAGACCTTCTAACCGCTTTGATAATTCTGCCAAGTCTGCTGCTACTTCTCGCGTCACCTTCGCCGCAATCTTTTCAGGGTTGCGCTTTTGCGGATCGGTAAAGATGTCAACGAATAAATCAAAAATCTCTGGCTTTCGCAGAGCAGTCAGTCCAATATCCTGACGCGCCCCATATCCGCCATAGTCACCACTGAAGCCCATCCACAGCTCGAAGTGATCGCCAATATCACAGGTCAACAGAAATGGAGGTTTACTGGGTAAATTGCGCGTATAAGCGCTCGCCTGCACAAATGCTGCTTCCATTGCCTTGAGGTAAGTATTCGTGCCGCGTTTTGCCGTTCCTTTACCAGATTTTTCGCTGCCCTGCTTCGCCTCGATCAAAAAATGAGCGGCTTTGTAGAAGTCAATATAACCTGGTGTTTTCTTGCCACTGGGATGATAAATCGTGATGTCTTTATCAAAACAGTACGGATCGCCTGTCACACTACCCTTCACATCCGGACGCTTCACTCCCAGCGCATCACATAGTTCCGAAAAGAACATTTGATAGTTAGCACGTTCATTGCCACTAGAATTTTGCCAACGGGTAATAAACTGCTCAATTCGGGCTGCATCGGATGGAGTCATGAGTGGCTTGTTTTGGAGGTCAGGAAATTGGGGGACAGAATCCTATGAGGCGATTGTGAAATCATCTCCTCATGGTTAGTATTCCCACTTACACCCCCAACCTACAAACTCTCAACTTGGCTGTCGAGGTTTTATGAGAAAATCCACCCTCAAACCCTCACCTTCCGACCTCTGAACTCGAAACTGCGACTTTGCTCAAGGTTTTGCGCGAGAGGAGGAGGAAGTAGCGAAGGCTCTGGCAGGATTACCTGTTGTCGGTTAGGGTTCTGGAAAGCTGATTTCTTGCCGCCCTCAGTTGTGTTTGTCTTATGCTCAGTATCCCTCTGCAACTGCCTGACGCAGATATCATCTTCTACCCGTCTCTGCTAGATGAGGAGGAAAGCGATCGCTTGCTCACACAACTGACTGAAACAATCGACTGGCGACAAGACTGGATTAGCATCTACGGGCGCTCAATGCCTCAACCCAGGCTAACGGCTTGGTATAGTAATCCCGGTATATCCTACACTTACTCTGGCATCACGATGCACCCCTCTCCCTGGACACGCACGCTACTTGACCTCAAGGCAAAGGCTGAAGCCGTTTC is a window encoding:
- a CDS encoding aldo/keto reductase; the protein is MRTLKLPSGQLIPVLGMGTWQMGENARNRQSEIDALRHGLDLGLTLIDTAEMYGEGGAEEVIAQAIANRRAEVFLVSKVYPHNASKRGTIAACERSLQRLKTDYLDLYLLHWRGSVPLAETLEALATLQQSGKIRSYGVSNFDAEDMEEAFGLKGGKGIATNQVLYNLMRRGIEWNLLPWCRQRDTPIMAYSPIEQGRLLNNQTLKTIAQERGVIAAQVAIAWLLHQDNVIVIPKSSRIDHVEQNYAALNLKLSADELASLDAAFPAPTKPVSLEML
- a CDS encoding class I SAM-dependent DNA methyltransferase; protein product: MTPSDAARIEQFITRWQNSSGNERANYQMFFSELCDALGVKRPDVKGSVTGDPYCFDKDITIYHPSGKKTPGYIDFYKAAHFLIEAKQGSEKSGKGTAKRGTNTYLKAMEAAFVQASAYTRNLPSKPPFLLTCDIGDHFELWMGFSGDYGGYGARQDIGLTALRKPEIFDLFVDIFTDPQKRNPEKIAAKVTREVAADLAELSKRLEGLHEPEEVAHFLMRCIFTMFAEDVGLLKEHLFTEALETRWLPNPKSFKPEVEALWQAMNDGTSFGFYGRLLKFNGGLFAEARAFELTADQLRVLLTAAKREWKDVEPAIFGTLLERALDSKERSKLGAHYTPRSYVERLVRPVVMEPLREQWDLVQGEVKQILGDVEKEPTAAQKKKAVAALEGFLTELRQVRILDPACGSGNFLYVTLDLIKQLESEVLRRLEDVTGQAQLRLDIAQVNPSQFLGIEINPRAAAIADLVIWIGYLQWHFRRFGNIPPVEPVLREYKNIECRDAVLAYDGKEEDVDPKTGKVRTRWGGQMMKHPVTGEMVPDPSDRIPIYRYINPRLAEWQEADYVVSNPPFVGNARMRDRLGDGYTEVLRQIYPDVPETGDYVMYWWHKAAELARANYITRFGFITTNSIHQVRQRKVIEFHQNQKNPIRLIFAIADHPWTNEGAAVRIAMTVGQADSSNIIQVAQLGKVVQEVDAETPEDSAEQVEVIVKNVGSIFSNLKAGANIASTISLKSNASICCPGMKLHGMGFCVTQKEAINLEPEVIYPYLNGRDLLQSTRNSLVIDLYGLSEKEVFERYPKVYQWVRERVKPERDQNNRAIYREKWWIFGEPRTNFRPALKGLSSYITTVETAKHRVFVFLAHDVVPDNMLIAIALDDAYFLGVLSSKIHVTWALAAGGRLGFGNDPRYNKTRCFDPFPFPEPTLELKQKIRELGERLDAHRKRVQAQHPDVTITAMYNLLEKIRAGVELTEKDRDFNNKALVSTLKQIHDELDLAVFEAYGWSDLLDPPQPSLKRGENADGSASSVVQEGIEGGAMQNLDEIILERLVALNAERAEEERNGLIRWLRPEYQAPGEVHIQQVIEGSAEVQEETASAPVEQQKFPKAFKDQLAAVRDLLRTQGGEWTVEQIAAQFKGASRQKQIILTCLESLEALGIFAKHEEEGSDSASRDEVVRWYLAELQKAS
- a CDS encoding b-glycosidase encodes the protein MAQRPGIFPTFFISGFECSTFLWKDKQRRNLIKETQHDCHAQEDYNILRSLGIDVAREGIPWPLVDRNGCYDFSSLDTTIKAMQQTQIVPIWDLCHYGYPDDLDPFSEEFTERFARYCRAAAEYVIPRLRGPYFFTPINEITFFSFCGGEWGWVAPYKTTKEDRFRLRLALCKAAIAGVKAIREVEPASRMVHIDPLVQVVAPRDRPDQIDAAHVETYVDTFLAWDILYGKEHPELGGSPEILDIVGANHYSFGQMEYRENGPHQALEPHDDRIKPLCELMRWVWERYRRPMIVGETSGMEAGRDEWLKDVVEESLAAVNSGMDLHGICLFPAVDMPDWHTGKWLHNGIYDLVEEGDNLKRVPCEPYIAELRRWQKEFNRVTALDADPLSDPVELQDVIDAAKRLQPEADRNWSSGLTQRR